The Bosea sp. AS-1 region CGCCTGCTGCTGGCCGCGACCGCCGCGGTTCTGCTGCGGCTTCTTCGGCGTGCGGCCGTCCCAGTAGGGCACCTCGCCGATCGGCGTCGGCTTGATGCCGGTCAGCTTCTCGATGGCGGCGAGGTCGCCACGCTCTTCCGGCGTGCAGAAGGCGATGGCGAGGCCGGCGGCGCCGGCGCGCGCGGTGCGGCCGATGCGGTGGACATAGGTCTCAGGCACGTTCGGCAGGTCGTAGTTCACGACATGGCTGACGCCGTCGACATCAATGCCCCGCGCCGCAATGTCGGTCGCGACGAGAATGCGCAGGGAGCCGTCGCGGAAGGCGCCGAGCGCGCGCTCGCGCTGGCCCTGGCTCTTGTTGCCATGGATCGCGGCCGCCTCGATGCCGGACTGGCCGAGCTGGCGCACGACCTTGTCGGCGCCGTGCTTGGTGCGGGTGAAGACGATGGCGCGCTCGAGCTCGGGCACGTTCAGCGTCTTCGCCAGCAGCGCCGGCTTGTCGTTCGGCTCGGTGAAGATGACGCGCTGGTCGATCTTCTCGGCGGTGGTCGCAACCGGCGTCACCGCGACCTCGACCGGGTCGGTCAGGTAGGCGGAGGCGATCTCGCGGATCGGCTTCGGCATGGTCGCCGAGAAGAGCAGCGTCTGGCGCTCCTTCGGGATCAGGGTCGCGATGCGGCGCAGCGCATGGATGAAGCCGAGGTCGAGCATCTGGTCGGCCTCGTCGAGAACGAGGAACTCGATCTCGCGCAGCGAGACGGCGCGCTGGTCGACGAGGTCGAGCAGCCGGCCAGGCGTGGCGACGAGGATGTCGACCTTGTCGCCGAGCGCGCGGATCTGCTTGCCGACGGGAA contains the following coding sequences:
- a CDS encoding DEAD/DEAH box helicase gives rise to the protein MTKFTDLGLAEPLLKALAAEGYETPTPIQAQAIPHILQGRDLLGAAQTGTGKTAAFALPMLHRLLATPRRVSPRAVRVLILSPTRELAAQIETSIRAYGQFTTLKSTVIFGGVPVGKQIRALGDKVDILVATPGRLLDLVDQRAVSLREIEFLVLDEADQMLDLGFIHALRRIATLIPKERQTLLFSATMPKPIREIASAYLTDPVEVAVTPVATTAEKIDQRVIFTEPNDKPALLAKTLNVPELERAIVFTRTKHGADKVVRQLGQSGIEAAAIHGNKSQGQRERALGAFRDGSLRILVATDIAARGIDVDGVSHVVNYDLPNVPETYVHRIGRTARAGAAGLAIAFCTPEERGDLAAIEKLTGIKPTPIGEVPYWDGRTPKKPQQNRGGRGQQQARPQGQGRPQGQPKRQDGKRTEQGGHRNHAGGAPRPERTDRHEHRPRNPERTQRPEQGQQRKEAGSAKEGLGGVAFLQQRTQQPRTNGARRRAR